DNA from Agarilytica rhodophyticola:
GGAGCACTAAAAATTAAAAAGGCACCACCCAGGGGCTTTTTATGCCAAAACAGGGCTGAAATCCTTAATATGGGAAGATATCAACAAGAAATGTGCCACTAGGTCTGAAGTAAAGAGTCTTAACGGGAAAAGACAGAGAGTTTCGGAGTAGTAATAGAAGTAGAGATAATTGTGGACTGATTTGCGTTTTGTCGCAAAAATCAACATATTTTCTGGCAAGGGCTTTACCTTAGTACTATAAAAATATTAGATTCTAGGCTCACCTTCAAAACTGTTCGTCTATCGTAGGCTAGTACAAACACAATGGAATTAAACGCGTCATTACATTCATCTATTGCTTATCGCACAAATTTGCAAAACGCGAGTAATCGCGATCTGACTGATGACGCTAGCAGGCAAAAAAGCGCCCCAACACAAATCAATACCAATAGTGAACTGGATCACTCAAAAGGAGAGCAACGAGCGAGTACAGTTATCGAAGGTAATGTGCGAAACAGCAGGGTTGAAGTAGTCAATCAAAATGCTCGTTCAAACGCCAATAGAGTATTGCAAGAACCCGCCCGTGCCGAAATTATCCGCGAAAATGAAAATGACGTAACCGAGCTCAAGCCCCTCGTCATTAATCAATCCCAAAATCCAGCTACACGCGCCTTTGCCAGCGTAGCGACTCAAAATTCCGACTTTCGTCTCATCGACATATACGTTTAGCGTAAATTAATCCTACATTCACTTTTAATTAGGTATGATGAACCCCATTTAGAACATTTTGTCTTATATGGAGCCGGTCATCTCACCAATGAGCGGCCTTTTGCATAAATATCACTCAGACCTTTTAGGGAAATCCTAATGCGTAATATTATCGATAAAGCGTTTACCGCCGCTTTTTTGACCATTGCTGTGTCATCCTTTTCACATGGGGAAACACTTAACGAGATATATCAACAAGCACTCCAGAATGATCACCAGTTTAGAGCCGCAAAAGCTGCCTATCTTGCGGGCAAGGAAGAAAAGAACAGAGGCCGAGCAGGACTTTTGCCACAAGTAGTGGGTACGGCAAATAAAACCGAAGGTGAGCTCGAAGAAAGTGGTACTAGATTTAACCAACCAGTTAATACAGATCCCGCCGATTCAGAATCAACGCTATACCAAGTTGTTCTTACTCAGCCACTATTTGATATGGCTGCATGGCATACATACCAACGAGGCAAGTTAGATAGCAAAGTAGCACACGCTGAATATGAAGCTGCTCGCCAATTACTTATTAGACGTGTAGCGGAGGCTTATCTTAATGTGCTTTTAGCAGTCGATAACTTCGAGACTGCACGAGCAGAAGAAAACGCCAACTCCCACCAACTTGAGCAAACGCGTAAACGTTTTGAGGTAGGTCTAACGGCTATTACTGATGTTCACGAAGCTCAGGCCTCTTATGATAATTCACTGGCGCGCAGGTTATTACAAGAAGGTAATGTAGGGATTGCTTTTGAAGCATTAGAAGTGATTACCGGGCATAGCTATCGCTACTTAGCTCCGTTAAAAGAAGACTTCCCGATCAATCCGCCAAGCCCTATCGATCGTGAAGAATGGGTTCAATTTTCGATGGATAATAATTTTACTCTAGCTGCAGCTTCGCTGCGTTCTAAGTCTTCACAACAATCAGCGAAAATAGCTAGAGCCGGCCACCTACCTACTGTTGAAGCAAACTTAAGTTACTCTGATTCAAATGACGTCAATAACTTTTCTAATGTTGATAGAACAAGTAGTGGTGTATCTATAGATTTAAGACTTCCCATTTTCTCTAGTGGCGGCGTATCTGCAACACGTAGACAAGCAGCACAGCGCTACTACGAAGCCAAGGAAAATTATCTGCAAGCTAGACGAGATACCATTCAGAATGCACGCTCATCTCATTTGACCGTTGTCACCGACGTAGCTACTGTCAAAGCAAGAAGACAGGCTATTACATCAAGCCAGAGTGCTTTGGAAGCAACCCAAGCCGGTTATGAAGTTGGAACCCGCGATTTAGTAGACGTATTAATCGCCCAGCGCACATTGTATACCGCGCAAAGGGACTACTCTGACTCACTCTACACTTATATTCAAGATACACTGCGCTTAAAAGAAGTGGCCGGTATTTTAACTGAAAAAGATATTGTAGAACTGGATAACTGGCTGGATACAAGCCGTCAAGTCAATCGTGAAATTCAGTAAGTGATTTTACTGCTAAATTAGATAATATAATAGTACTTATCTTTTAATTAAGTATTTGCATACACCTCATACAGAACGCTCTTTAGTTCTCGCGATCAATACCAAACCATAGCCGCTCACGGCTATGGTCATTTCCTAGACTTTGTACTAAATTTCTGTAGCCCATAAAACGAAAGCACATTTAAAGCGCTCAACTATGAATACAAGCCGGGAAGTTAAAGTATCCTATTTAACTTCTATAGCATACATTTTTACCCACAATATATTGTTAACAAAAAAACATACACAATAAAATTTATTCAAAAATATAACATTTACCTATTTATGCACAAACATAAGTGAACTAACAAATAGATAGTGTCACCAACCAATCAAATAAATATATTTAAATTAGTTAATAAGACGACATTTAATAATATCAACAAAAATAGGTTCAGCGAAAAATGTATAACTACCGCCAAAATATTGGGCCATCTCAAAGTGGCCATTCGAGGTTATCGGGAACTACCTCTCCAGCTCAAATACGAAAAGCCCAACAAACAAATTCAGCTTCTGAAACTCAACCACTTTTCATACAAAATGCATCCTCATCTCTTACACAAAAAAACGAAAGAGCATCATATTTTATTGACAAAGAAACAGCGAATGAAATTGCAGAGATGAGATCACCGATAAGCACCCCAAATGCAAAAAAATACCAAGGGGTTGACAGAGTAAATAAAGAACTTCGGCATATTGCTTCAGCTGTTTTTACCGCAGCTAAATCATCGGGCTTAAATATGGTAGAAGTTCAATGTTCAGTATTAGATGGTACTTTACATATCTCATCAAACTTTCACAGTGACAAGATAATTCAATCACTTCAGGAGTCTCTTAACAAAGACTATCGTGCCGAAGAAAAAAGCTATAGGCCCGCAGACTTCAACGATTGGGAAGATGTATATGATAGCCGAGAACATAGGCACGCAACAAAACTTAATGATTTTGTAGACTCCGATAGCCGCATGAAAAGCATCGTCAGGAATATGCGAAGAGAAATACGGCAAGATGTAGGTGTTCCTCACAATACCAATCTCAATAACGAAGAAATCGCTAGTCAAGCAGTTAATATGTTAAAAGATATTAGAGCTGCACTCGTGAAGCTGAAAGATGGCGATTCTAGCAGCATAATGATACATGCCCCTTTAAAGTCTAGCGCTGATGAAAAAACAAGGGAAACCACACACGCGGAACAAAATATACAAGAGTATATTGCAACGCAAGGCCAACAGGCACTCCAATCTGTAAGAAAAAATCATGGCATAGAAGACACATCTAATGTCATCGTTCCAATGGCAGGAAGATTCGTCGCATGTGCAACATGTAATGAAGTTGAACATGTGGCAAAGTCTTCCGAGAGAGGTTTCTTTAACCCTGAATCCAACCAAGCTGTATTGCATCGGGCAACATCTCGAGTTGGCCGTGCATTTCCAGGAGAGAGACAATATATCGCTCATAATACTCTAAGTTCAGATTCACACGAAGCTATATCAAGAGCTAAGGATATAGCCCATCAATTTGCATTAGGAAAGAGCGGGAATCTATCTTCTCATCATAAAGAACTAGTGACACCTTATTCTTTTGACACAGATAGCGATTCTGATCCAGAAGATAAAAAGCCTAGGAGGCCCGCAAACAGCTAGGCTTTTTCCAAAGTATTATAGAACCTACCTTCTTGCATGATAATTAAGCTTAGAGAATGTACGGGTCAGTTTTTTACAATTTACACATACTGACCCGCACAGTAACCACTAGCCCAAGCCCACTGAAAATTAAAGCCTCCCAGCCAACCTGTTACATCTAATACTTCACCAATAAAATACAAACCCGAAACTTGTTTAGCTTCAAATGTTTTAGATGAAACTTCATTGGTATCAACACCGCCTCGTGTGACTTCGGCTGTTCGATATCCTTCTGTTCCAGGAGGGATGATCTGCCAGCGATGAAAACATTGTGCGAGCCTTTCGATTTCATCATCGTAATATTGATTGACTGGTTTATTAACGAGATGGCGTTCAAGCCATGTGTGAGCAAAACGTTTAGGAAAATATTTTGCTAATAGATTTTTAAGTTCTGACTTATTTCCACAAGCACGCCACTGCGCTAATAATTCGCTAATATTATCTCCTGGTAAAAAATCAATGGTGACACTTTCTCCAGCATGCCAATAGTTGGAAATCTGTAAAATAGCAGGCCCACTCAAACCACGATGCGTAAACAATAAAGCCTCGCGAAAACTTTGTTTACCACAAGAGACCTCTACATCAACAGATAAGCCAGATAAGTTACTCGCAATTTTCAACCACTCATCGTGTAAAGTGAATGGAACTAGTGAAGCCTGGGTAGCAGTACATGTGATATTAAATTGTTTGGCAATTTCGTAACCTTTGCCACTAGCTCCCATAGTAGGAATAGACAAGCCTCCGGTTGCCACAACCAGTGACTGGCAGCGTATTTTTCCCATATCGGATATAAGTAAAAAGCCATTATCCGTTTGTGTAATGGCCTTAACTGCACACTTAGTTTTAATTTCCACATTGGCATTGCGACATTCTTCAAGAAGTATATTTAGTATATCTCGTGAAGAATTATCACAAAATAATTGGCCCTTTGTTTTCTCATGATAAGCTAAGCCATAACGATCAATAAGTTCGATAAAGTCAGAAGATGTATAGCGGCTTAGGGCTGATTTACAAAAGTGCAGATTATCTGATAAATAGTTACTTGCATCGATATTGAGGTTAGTGAAATTACAACGCCCCCCTCCGGACATTAATATTTTCTTACCAACTTTATTAGCGTGATCAAGAACAAGCACATTACGCCCCCTGTAGCCAGCAGTTGCTGCACACATAAGCCCAGCGGCTCCTCCTCCAAGAATGACACAATCCACATGTATTACTTTGCTGCTCAAACTTTCCTCTACCTATATATCGTTCTAACGCCTGATGATCTAATGCCATAATTAGACATAAATTAGAATAATTTTGCCATATTTATACTCAGATGTGCCTTGATTGAGTGATTTAATATTTTCCATAAGCCCAAAAACTCTACAACAGGAAAATATTATGTGCTTTGATCGACGCAAACCCCCTAAGCATTTGATTATTAAAGATGACTATCATTCAGACAAAAATTTTGGCTTCGGCTGGATTTTGGCAGCGGTAGTTATCCTGCTCGCAGGTATGTTTATTTCTATCGCAGTGAACGCGCAGGGCCCAACACAATTAGTAATGAGTGGCAGTCCATAAGACGCTAACTGCATCAAATAGATATCAGATCTAAAATCGATAACGATACGTGTTTGATTTAGACTAGAGCCTGTTAGCACTAACAGCTAATAATCCTCAGGTGGCGGAGCTACTCGCAATACTTCAGATAAACTGGTTAGGCCCATAGCAACCTTATGTGCACCGGATAATCGTAATGTCCTCATGCCTTCTCGCATGGCCTGTTGTCGCAGCTTAATTAAATCACAATCATCACTTATGAGCTGCTTTAGATTCTCGCTCAACATTAAGATTTCGTATATCCCTTGTCGGCCTAGAAAACCAGTGTTTCTGCACTCTAAGCAACCAACAGGCTCACACACACTTTTAGGGCGATTTACTTTCCAAGGTTTAACCAAGTCATCCCAATCTTTGCTCTTTACTTCTGAGGTTTTCTTACAATGAGGGCAAAGTGCACGTACTAAACGTTGGGCCATAATACCCAGTAAAGTAGATTTAATCAGATAACTGGGAACACCCAGATCCAAAATCCGCGAAATCGCTGTCGGTGCATCATTAGTATGCAGAGTCGATATTACTAAATGCCCAGTTAACGCCGCTTGCACTGCCATTCTTGCCGTTTCAACATCACGGATTTCGCCCACCATAATAATGTCCGGATCTTGTCTCAGTAACGTGCGAATTCCAGCTGCAAAATCCAAATCGATAT
Protein-coding regions in this window:
- a CDS encoding TolC family outer membrane protein, with the translated sequence MRNIIDKAFTAAFLTIAVSSFSHGETLNEIYQQALQNDHQFRAAKAAYLAGKEEKNRGRAGLLPQVVGTANKTEGELEESGTRFNQPVNTDPADSESTLYQVVLTQPLFDMAAWHTYQRGKLDSKVAHAEYEAARQLLIRRVAEAYLNVLLAVDNFETARAEENANSHQLEQTRKRFEVGLTAITDVHEAQASYDNSLARRLLQEGNVGIAFEALEVITGHSYRYLAPLKEDFPINPPSPIDREEWVQFSMDNNFTLAAASLRSKSSQQSAKIARAGHLPTVEANLSYSDSNDVNNFSNVDRTSSGVSIDLRLPIFSSGGVSATRRQAAQRYYEAKENYLQARRDTIQNARSSHLTVVTDVATVKARRQAITSSQSALEATQAGYEVGTRDLVDVLIAQRTLYTAQRDYSDSLYTYIQDTLRLKEVAGILTEKDIVELDNWLDTSRQVNREIQ
- a CDS encoding NAD(P)/FAD-dependent oxidoreductase yields the protein MSSKVIHVDCVILGGGAAGLMCAATAGYRGRNVLVLDHANKVGKKILMSGGGRCNFTNLNIDASNYLSDNLHFCKSALSRYTSSDFIELIDRYGLAYHEKTKGQLFCDNSSRDILNILLEECRNANVEIKTKCAVKAITQTDNGFLLISDMGKIRCQSLVVATGGLSIPTMGASGKGYEIAKQFNITCTATQASLVPFTLHDEWLKIASNLSGLSVDVEVSCGKQSFREALLFTHRGLSGPAILQISNYWHAGESVTIDFLPGDNISELLAQWRACGNKSELKNLLAKYFPKRFAHTWLERHLVNKPVNQYYDDEIERLAQCFHRWQIIPPGTEGYRTAEVTRGGVDTNEVSSKTFEAKQVSGLYFIGEVLDVTGWLGGFNFQWAWASGYCAGQYV